One window from the genome of Ruegeria sp. THAF33 encodes:
- the benB gene encoding benzoate 1,2-dioxygenase small subunit: protein MTTATLERPATDVMSFEDIQAFLFAEARALDDRDWDTWLTFYHKDCPFWMPAWDDFDTLTEDPQNEMSLMYYPNKQGIEDRVFRIKTDRSSATSLPEPRTNHYLSGIEVLSREGSEIKLRFNWQTLSYRYAETDTHWGTSFYSIDTSGPKPLITDKKVVLKNDHIHHVIDVYHT from the coding sequence ATGACAACTGCGACTCTTGAACGCCCTGCAACCGATGTGATGAGCTTCGAAGACATCCAGGCCTTTCTCTTCGCGGAGGCCCGCGCTCTGGACGATCGCGACTGGGACACCTGGCTGACATTCTACCACAAGGACTGTCCGTTCTGGATGCCCGCATGGGATGACTTCGACACGCTGACGGAGGATCCGCAGAACGAGATGTCCTTGATGTACTACCCCAACAAGCAGGGCATCGAGGACCGCGTATTCCGGATCAAGACCGACCGGTCGTCGGCGACCTCGCTGCCGGAGCCGCGCACGAACCACTATCTGTCGGGTATCGAAGTGCTGAGCCGCGAAGGTAGCGAAATCAAGCTGCGCTTCAACTGGCAAACGCTGAGCTACCGCTACGCCGAGACCGATACCCACTGGGGCACGTCGTTCTACTCGATCGACACCAGCGGGCCGAAGCCGCTGATCACCGATAAGAAGGTCGTCCTGAAGAACGATCACATCCACCACGTGATCGACGTCTATCACACCTGA
- a CDS encoding dioxygenase, producing the protein MGIVNQHNITDVVIASLGKHGDITDRQRELATGLVKHLHAFIKDVKLQHNEFLFVCDYLARAGKLCNDNRQEFILLGDILGVEVLVDMMTNPVEGNESESTVLGPFYRENPPVLPKGGSTIQKHFDNEETAYFEGYIKDENGNGIAGVTLDVWEDAPNGVYENLDPDQPEYNLRGRFETDENGHYAFVAVRPVPYPIPDDETAGELLRFMGHHPNRPGHMHFIISKDGYRPLISQIYDADSAWLEEDSVFAVKESLIGKFKPAAADLGTDLHFEFDFVLKTAANGKATAAE; encoded by the coding sequence ATGGGCATCGTCAACCAACACAACATCACCGACGTCGTGATCGCGAGCCTCGGTAAGCATGGAGACATCACCGACCGCCAGCGCGAACTCGCGACTGGCCTGGTCAAACACCTGCACGCATTCATCAAGGACGTGAAACTGCAGCATAACGAATTCCTGTTCGTCTGCGACTACCTCGCCCGCGCTGGTAAGCTCTGCAATGACAACCGGCAGGAGTTCATCCTTCTGGGCGACATCCTTGGCGTCGAGGTTCTGGTCGACATGATGACCAATCCCGTCGAAGGCAACGAAAGCGAATCCACCGTTCTGGGCCCGTTCTACCGCGAGAACCCGCCGGTTCTGCCCAAGGGCGGTTCGACAATCCAGAAGCACTTTGACAACGAAGAAACCGCGTACTTCGAGGGCTACATCAAGGATGAAAACGGCAACGGCATCGCCGGTGTGACGCTCGACGTCTGGGAAGACGCGCCGAACGGCGTCTACGAAAATCTCGACCCCGACCAGCCCGAATACAACCTGCGCGGACGGTTCGAGACCGATGAAAACGGCCATTACGCTTTTGTCGCCGTGCGCCCCGTCCCCTACCCGATCCCGGACGATGAAACCGCCGGTGAGCTGCTGCGCTTCATGGGCCACCACCCGAACCGCCCGGGCCACATGCACTTCATCATCTCGAAGGATGGCTACCGTCCGCTGATCAGCCAAATCTACGACGCCGACAGCGCATGGCTCGAAGAGGACAGCGTCTTTGCGGTCAAGGAAAGCCTGATCGGCAAGTTCAAACCGGCTGCCGCCGACCTGGGCACCGACCTGCACTTCGAGTTCGATTTCGTCCTCAAGACGGCCGCCAACGGAAAGGCGACCGCCGCCGAGTAA
- a CDS encoding ABC transporter ATP-binding protein, protein MLETRNLDKSFGAVHVTRDVSLKLERGERRVILGPNGAGKTTLFNQLVGELTPDSGSVHLAGEDVTALPVAKRARRGLSRSYQKNTLFDGLTVEENLGLAAAVHTGNATQLWSDSLAKPEVREIVEEVASQVNLMPFIHAKVSEISYGVRRQLEVGVALATRPLVLLMDEPTSGVGPEMSKGFHDLLAGLPRDLTMLIIEHDMDLAFDVANTITVLNYGEVVFDGLPEEARGSSLLKEIYLGSWEDA, encoded by the coding sequence ATGCTTGAGACACGTAATCTGGACAAAAGTTTTGGCGCCGTTCACGTCACGCGCGATGTGTCGCTAAAGCTGGAACGTGGCGAGCGCCGGGTGATCTTGGGGCCGAACGGGGCGGGCAAGACGACGCTCTTCAACCAGCTTGTCGGCGAGCTGACCCCAGACAGCGGATCGGTGCATCTCGCCGGTGAAGATGTCACAGCACTTCCCGTTGCCAAACGCGCCCGTCGTGGGCTTTCGCGGAGCTACCAGAAGAACACGTTGTTCGATGGTCTGACGGTCGAGGAAAACCTTGGGCTTGCGGCGGCAGTCCACACCGGCAATGCGACGCAGCTTTGGTCGGACAGCCTGGCAAAACCCGAAGTCCGTGAGATCGTGGAGGAGGTGGCAAGCCAGGTGAACCTGATGCCTTTCATCCACGCGAAAGTGTCCGAGATCAGCTATGGCGTGCGTCGCCAGCTTGAAGTCGGTGTGGCGCTGGCCACGCGGCCGCTGGTTCTGCTGATGGACGAACCGACCAGCGGCGTCGGGCCGGAAATGTCGAAAGGCTTTCACGACCTGCTGGCGGGCCTGCCCCGCGACCTGACCATGCTGATCATCGAGCATGACATGGACCTTGCGTTTGACGTGGCCAACACGATCACGGTGCTGAACTACGGCGAAGTGGTCTTTGATGGTCTGCCCGAAGAGGCACGCGGGTCGAGCCTGCTCAAGGAAATCTATCTGGGGAGCTGGGAAGATGCTTGA
- a CDS encoding branched-chain amino acid ABC transporter permease, which produces MAHDLGFWTLQALNALQLSMLLFLLSIGLTVIFGLMHFVNLAHGSLYALGAYFAASLAAVGGYWMGFFLAPVAVAGVGILLYSGLIKRMRKSGPMAQVLVTFGLIFVLLDLTRIFWGDLALAIDVPTLLGGRLTFLGVEYPTYRLFIIVLGLAIFGALAFVLSHTQIGAMIRAGVDNDAMAACLGINVERLFFIVFCLGCALAGLAGAVAAPLLSVTPDMGLQILIPTLIVIVIGGLGSLKGAIAGSLIYGFVQTFGAVLAPQLASVLIYALLAAVLVIKPEGLFPAKG; this is translated from the coding sequence ATGGCACATGATCTTGGATTCTGGACCCTTCAGGCGCTCAACGCCCTGCAATTGTCCATGCTTCTGTTTCTTCTTTCCATCGGCCTGACGGTCATCTTCGGGCTGATGCACTTCGTGAACCTCGCGCATGGCTCGCTTTATGCTCTTGGCGCGTATTTCGCTGCCTCGCTGGCTGCCGTGGGCGGCTACTGGATGGGGTTCTTTCTGGCGCCCGTGGCGGTCGCCGGGGTGGGGATCCTCCTCTATTCCGGCCTCATAAAGCGCATGCGGAAATCGGGGCCCATGGCACAGGTTCTCGTCACCTTCGGGCTGATCTTTGTCCTGCTCGATCTGACTCGCATCTTCTGGGGAGATCTGGCTCTCGCCATCGACGTACCCACGCTGCTTGGCGGTCGTCTGACCTTCCTTGGTGTCGAGTATCCGACCTACCGGTTGTTCATCATCGTTCTGGGTCTCGCCATCTTCGGCGCACTGGCCTTCGTGCTCAGCCACACCCAGATCGGCGCAATGATCCGTGCCGGTGTCGATAACGATGCCATGGCGGCCTGTCTGGGCATCAATGTGGAACGGCTGTTCTTCATCGTCTTCTGTCTGGGCTGTGCCCTTGCGGGCCTGGCCGGGGCCGTCGCGGCACCGCTTCTCAGTGTGACGCCCGACATGGGTCTGCAGATCCTGATCCCGACTCTGATCGTGATCGTGATCGGTGGTCTCGGCTCCCTCAAGGGCGCCATCGCCGGATCACTGATCTATGGCTTTGTGCAGACTTTCGGTGCGGTTCTGGCCCCGCAACTGGCCTCTGTTCTCATCTACGCGCTTTTGGCTGCGGTCCTTGTGATCAAGCCAGAGGGCCTCTTTCCAGCGAAAGGATAA
- a CDS encoding alpha/beta fold hydrolase, translating into MSIEPITGRYVTATMSGAPRRIYFEEAGQGRPVICLHTAGADTRQWRHLMNDAEITASYRLIAFDMPWHGKSLPPEGFETQEYLLTTEAYIETVLAVVDCLGLDRPVLAGCSMGGRIALQIAALHPEKFSGFIAIEASDFQPAWYDIDWFHRPDAHGGEMGAALVSANISPFAPNSERWNTLWMFMQSGPGVFRGDLSFYTKDDSLIPRLPTIDTAKTPVHIIVGAYDLTCTPEDAERTANAIPGATLAVMDELGHFPMSEHPEGFRPFFVDALEKMPSPAAKTT; encoded by the coding sequence ATGAGCATCGAACCGATCACCGGTCGCTATGTAACTGCCACCATGAGCGGTGCCCCGCGCCGTATCTATTTCGAAGAGGCGGGGCAAGGGCGTCCGGTCATCTGCCTGCACACCGCAGGCGCCGATACCCGCCAGTGGCGTCACCTGATGAATGACGCCGAGATCACCGCATCGTACCGCCTGATCGCCTTCGACATGCCGTGGCACGGCAAATCGCTGCCGCCAGAAGGCTTCGAGACACAGGAATACCTCCTGACGACAGAAGCCTACATCGAAACCGTTCTGGCCGTCGTCGACTGTCTGGGCCTTGATCGCCCAGTCCTTGCTGGCTGCTCGATGGGCGGGCGCATTGCCCTCCAAATCGCGGCGCTTCACCCGGAAAAATTTAGCGGCTTCATTGCGATCGAAGCGTCGGATTTTCAGCCTGCCTGGTACGACATCGACTGGTTCCACAGACCCGATGCCCATGGCGGCGAGATGGGTGCTGCTCTCGTATCCGCCAACATCTCACCCTTTGCGCCCAACTCCGAACGCTGGAACACGCTTTGGATGTTCATGCAAAGCGGTCCGGGCGTTTTCCGCGGCGATCTGAGCTTTTACACCAAGGATGACAGCCTGATCCCGCGCTTGCCAACGATCGATACTGCAAAGACGCCGGTGCACATCATCGTAGGCGCCTATGATTTGACCTGCACGCCCGAGGATGCCGAGCGAACCGCCAACGCCATTCCTGGCGCCACTTTGGCCGTCATGGATGAACTGGGCCACTTTCCGATGAGCGAACACCCTGAGGGCTTCCGCCCGTTCTTCGTGGACGCACTGGAAAAGATGCCAAGCCCGGCGGCGAAAACTACCTGA
- a CDS encoding branched-chain amino acid ABC transporter permease: MFRHNTLRYTALVLLAAGALFQAFTAEYFGLEILTEILILAMLVLALDIVAGFGGMVSLCHGALMGVGAYAYAVLSTKAGIALPVAMAGSIALTGAAAWVIGAIGSRSHGIYFIMATLAFGQLAYSYVFEAPLFGGDDGLGGISRLDLSLIGVDLNNSRSFALFCLATLGAVYGASVLILRSGLGRSLTGVMHNEQRMRALGLTVWRVKADVFGLSGMIAGLAGALAAQHIMYISPGLLSWTVSGEALVVVILGGLGTLVGPVIGAAAFVVLKHELSSVTTYWHLVVGVILIAVVMSRANGIFGWIEARWGGVFDRRLADATRKQEPEEVLTDA; this comes from the coding sequence ATGTTTCGCCACAACACTCTTCGTTACACCGCTCTGGTCCTGCTCGCAGCCGGTGCCCTCTTTCAGGCTTTCACGGCTGAATATTTCGGTCTGGAGATCCTGACAGAGATCCTGATCCTTGCCATGCTGGTTCTGGCGCTCGACATCGTTGCGGGCTTCGGTGGCATGGTCTCGCTCTGCCATGGCGCTCTGATGGGGGTCGGGGCCTATGCCTACGCAGTCCTGTCGACCAAGGCGGGGATCGCACTGCCCGTTGCCATGGCGGGCAGTATCGCGCTGACCGGCGCGGCTGCCTGGGTCATCGGCGCCATCGGGTCGCGCAGCCATGGTATCTATTTCATCATGGCGACACTCGCTTTCGGGCAATTGGCCTATTCCTACGTATTCGAGGCGCCGCTCTTTGGCGGCGACGATGGGTTGGGCGGCATATCCCGGCTGGACTTGAGCTTGATTGGCGTCGATCTGAACAACAGTCGCAGCTTTGCTCTCTTCTGTCTGGCCACTCTCGGGGCGGTCTACGGTGCTTCTGTACTGATCCTCCGATCCGGTCTTGGCCGCTCGCTCACCGGTGTCATGCACAATGAGCAGCGGATGCGCGCGCTTGGCCTGACGGTCTGGCGTGTAAAGGCCGATGTGTTCGGACTGTCCGGCATGATCGCAGGCCTCGCCGGTGCGCTAGCCGCACAACACATCATGTACATCTCCCCGGGTCTGCTCAGCTGGACGGTCTCGGGCGAAGCACTGGTTGTGGTGATCCTTGGTGGTCTTGGAACGCTTGTCGGACCGGTGATCGGAGCAGCCGCCTTTGTTGTCCTGAAACATGAACTGAGCTCGGTCACGACCTATTGGCACCTCGTTGTCGGTGTCATCCTGATCGCCGTCGTGATGAGCCGCGCCAATGGCATCTTCGGCTGGATCGAGGCCCGCTGGGGCGGCGTATTCGACCGCCGTCTCGCCGATGCGACCCGCAAACAGGAGCCTGAGGAGGTGTTGACCGATGCTTGA
- a CDS encoding 3-keto-5-aminohexanoate cleavage protein: MTNPCIICVAITGSLPTKANNPAVPISVSEQVDSTHEAFEAGATIVHAHVRNDDESPSSDPEKFAALKEGIEKHCPGMIIQFSTGGRSGAGQTRGGMLPLSPDMASLSVGSNNFPTRVYENPPDLVDWLASEMLTYSVKPEIEAFDLSHILKAKDMADKGQLVGTPYIQFVMGVKNAMPVDRDVFDYYIHTVRRLFGEDAPWCAAGIGANQLKLNEWAIAAGGHARTGLEDNVRLDRDTLAPSNAALVRRAVEICERNDRSVATWQEARRILGLRLSANASKGRAS, encoded by the coding sequence ATGACCAATCCCTGCATTATCTGTGTGGCGATCACGGGCAGCCTGCCCACAAAAGCCAACAATCCGGCTGTCCCGATCAGTGTGTCGGAACAAGTAGATTCCACACACGAGGCTTTTGAGGCCGGGGCCACCATCGTGCACGCCCATGTGCGCAACGATGATGAATCTCCGTCTTCAGACCCTGAGAAGTTCGCCGCGCTGAAAGAAGGGATCGAGAAACACTGCCCCGGCATGATCATCCAGTTCTCGACCGGAGGGCGATCAGGCGCGGGTCAGACGCGTGGCGGGATGTTGCCGCTTTCGCCCGACATGGCCTCGCTGTCCGTCGGATCGAACAATTTCCCGACACGTGTTTACGAAAACCCGCCTGATCTGGTGGACTGGCTGGCCAGCGAAATGCTGACCTACAGCGTCAAACCGGAGATCGAAGCCTTCGACCTGAGCCATATCCTGAAAGCCAAGGACATGGCTGACAAAGGTCAGCTTGTGGGCACGCCTTACATCCAGTTCGTGATGGGCGTGAAAAACGCGATGCCGGTCGATCGTGATGTGTTCGACTACTACATCCACACCGTGCGCCGCCTCTTCGGTGAAGACGCTCCATGGTGCGCCGCGGGCATTGGTGCCAACCAGCTCAAACTGAACGAATGGGCTATCGCTGCGGGGGGTCATGCCCGCACCGGTCTGGAAGACAACGTTCGACTTGATCGCGACACGCTCGCTCCCAGCAACGCAGCCTTGGTGCGCCGGGCTGTTGAGATTTGTGAAAGAAACGATCGCTCGGTGGCAACGTGGCAAGAGGCGCGCCGCATTCTTGGACTGCGCTTGTCTGCGAATGCCTCAAAAGGACGCGCATCATGA
- a CDS encoding ABC transporter substrate-binding protein yields the protein MKRAILAALGFATSFAVPAVAEEEIKVGLLLPFSGVYASLGNEIETGFNLGLQQFGSETGATFEIAREDTEVKPPVALGKAKKLILQDQVDVMVGIVSSGVLGAVRDMVHGAGVPLIVANAGNDAATGGSCSPYITRMSFSNGQINRPMGTWMAEQGVKKVFTLAPDYAAGRQMIDAFTETFTAAGGEIVGQEFTPFQKTQDFGPYLAQAKASGADAVYVFYAGGEAISFVKQYDSFGLKADLPLYGSGFLTSPLYVNAQGEAAEGVITALHYAPTINSEANAAFVAAFTEETGRAPSEFAVQGYDAARALIEATKTGANDRASLATALRQVSFEGPRGQLSIDPATNNIIQPVYVYETVAGEGGLTQKVLAQLPAEADATNGCEMAPDSN from the coding sequence ATGAAACGCGCAATCCTGGCGGCCCTTGGGTTCGCCACCAGCTTCGCTGTGCCTGCTGTGGCAGAAGAAGAGATCAAGGTGGGCCTTCTGCTCCCGTTCTCGGGTGTATATGCGTCGCTCGGAAATGAAATTGAGACCGGGTTCAACCTCGGTCTGCAACAGTTCGGTTCCGAGACTGGTGCAACCTTTGAGATCGCCCGTGAAGACACCGAGGTGAAGCCGCCTGTCGCACTTGGCAAAGCCAAGAAACTGATCCTACAGGACCAGGTCGATGTCATGGTCGGGATCGTCAGTTCCGGTGTTCTGGGTGCGGTGCGTGACATGGTGCATGGCGCAGGTGTGCCACTGATCGTTGCTAATGCCGGCAATGATGCAGCGACTGGCGGGTCTTGTTCACCCTACATCACGCGGATGTCGTTTTCCAACGGCCAGATCAACCGTCCGATGGGCACCTGGATGGCCGAGCAGGGTGTGAAGAAGGTGTTCACGCTTGCGCCTGACTATGCTGCCGGTCGCCAGATGATCGACGCCTTCACCGAGACCTTCACCGCCGCAGGCGGCGAGATCGTCGGGCAGGAATTCACGCCGTTCCAAAAGACGCAGGACTTCGGTCCCTATCTCGCCCAGGCCAAGGCCAGCGGTGCGGATGCGGTCTACGTTTTCTATGCAGGCGGCGAGGCGATTTCCTTCGTCAAGCAATATGACAGCTTTGGCCTGAAAGCTGACCTTCCCCTTTATGGCTCGGGCTTCCTGACCTCGCCGCTTTATGTGAACGCACAGGGCGAGGCTGCCGAAGGCGTCATCACAGCGCTTCACTACGCGCCGACCATCAACAGCGAGGCGAACGCCGCTTTCGTGGCCGCGTTCACCGAGGAAACCGGCCGCGCGCCGTCGGAATTCGCCGTCCAAGGTTACGATGCGGCTCGCGCGCTGATTGAGGCAACAAAAACCGGCGCAAATGACCGTGCATCTTTGGCGACTGCCCTGCGCCAGGTCAGCTTTGAGGGGCCGCGCGGTCAGCTCTCCATCGACCCCGCAACCAACAACATCATCCAGCCCGTCTATGTCTACGAAACCGTCGCTGGTGAAGGTGGGCTGACGCAGAAGGTCCTAGCTCAGCTTCCCGCGGAAGCCGACGCGACCAATGGCTGCGAGATGGCACCCGACTCCAACTGA
- the benC gene encoding benzoate 1,2-dioxygenase electron transfer component BenC, which produces MTTYNVALNFEDGVTRVIQCDDDEKVTDAAFRQKINLPMDCRDGVCGTCKCFVEKGEYELEFYMDESMSDEEAEEGYALTCQMTPESDCVVRVPASSAICKTAPEAVEAEVQGVDKLSETSFGLRVNLAKPINFLPGQYVNLTVPGTDKHRSYSFSSAPGAQEATFLIRNLPGGVMSTYLGEQAKPGDALTATGPMGAFYLRPIERTQVWLAGGTGLAPFLSMLEQVAEQGAEHPITLYYAVTRAADLVELDRVSALAEKIGNVTVITILAAEEDAHERKGFVTDHLSGDDLSGGDCDVYLCGPPPMVDAVRAHFGKLGVEPTNFYYEKFNPTEEKAEAA; this is translated from the coding sequence ATGACGACCTACAACGTTGCCCTGAATTTCGAAGATGGCGTCACACGCGTCATCCAGTGCGATGACGACGAGAAGGTAACCGATGCGGCCTTCCGTCAGAAGATCAACTTGCCGATGGACTGCCGCGATGGCGTCTGCGGCACCTGCAAGTGCTTTGTCGAGAAGGGCGAGTACGAGCTGGAATTCTACATGGACGAGTCGATGAGCGACGAGGAGGCCGAAGAAGGCTACGCGCTCACCTGCCAGATGACCCCAGAAAGCGACTGCGTTGTGCGGGTTCCGGCCTCATCCGCCATCTGCAAGACCGCGCCCGAGGCAGTGGAAGCCGAAGTGCAGGGCGTTGACAAACTTTCCGAGACATCCTTCGGTCTGCGGGTGAATCTGGCCAAGCCAATCAACTTCCTGCCGGGCCAGTATGTGAACCTGACAGTCCCCGGTACGGACAAACACCGGTCCTATTCCTTTTCGTCCGCACCGGGTGCGCAGGAAGCAACATTCCTGATCCGCAACCTGCCCGGCGGTGTCATGAGCACCTATCTTGGCGAGCAGGCGAAGCCCGGCGACGCTCTGACTGCAACCGGTCCGATGGGTGCCTTTTACCTGCGGCCAATCGAGCGCACGCAGGTTTGGCTCGCCGGTGGCACCGGTCTGGCGCCGTTCCTCTCCATGCTGGAACAAGTGGCTGAGCAGGGAGCAGAGCACCCGATCACGCTCTACTATGCCGTGACGCGCGCCGCTGACCTCGTGGAACTGGATCGCGTTAGCGCGCTTGCTGAAAAGATCGGCAACGTCACCGTGATCACCATTCTGGCCGCCGAAGAAGACGCGCATGAGCGCAAGGGGTTCGTGACCGATCACCTCAGCGGCGATGACCTGTCGGGCGGCGATTGCGACGTCTACCTGTGCGGCCCGCCGCCTATGGTCGATGCCGTGCGCGCGCATTTCGGGAAACTGGGCGTCGAGCCCACGAATTTCTACTACGAGAAATTCAACCCCACCGAAGAGAAGGCCGAAGCGGCATGA
- a CDS encoding LysR family transcriptional regulator, which yields MNFKQLTYFIAVAEELHFGRAAERLDMAQPPLSRQIKQLEEDLGAILFNRGRSTITLTQAGERLLKRGKTILAELEDTQLEVRRLGQGAEGRLRIGFVGSATYGILPNIIRSYRANYPDVNLSLIPMNNAELHRSLVSRELDVVFARPTLKDPEFLSKHLVEEKLILALPDIVDTGTRTVAKLERLMTHHLILYPERPRPSYADMVLKAVEDAGFEAPLRIWCMDLQTALSLVAVGEGVCIVPESVANAPRKGMKFLNIEPEIARTELSVNYRLDEQGVHVKNFVNIAQKVARKSPVKKG from the coding sequence ATGAATTTCAAACAGCTGACCTATTTCATTGCAGTGGCAGAGGAGCTGCATTTCGGGCGCGCCGCAGAACGCCTCGATATGGCGCAACCCCCGCTCAGCCGTCAGATCAAGCAGCTCGAGGAAGACCTCGGCGCAATCCTGTTCAACAGGGGCCGGAGCACGATCACCCTGACACAAGCAGGTGAGCGGTTGCTGAAGCGCGGCAAGACAATCCTCGCAGAGCTTGAAGACACGCAACTGGAAGTGCGTCGGCTGGGACAAGGGGCGGAAGGACGACTCAGGATTGGGTTCGTCGGCTCTGCCACATACGGAATTCTGCCAAACATCATCAGATCGTATCGGGCGAATTACCCGGACGTGAACCTAAGTCTGATCCCGATGAACAACGCCGAACTGCACCGGTCCCTGGTGTCACGGGAACTGGACGTTGTATTTGCGCGCCCAACCCTGAAGGATCCCGAGTTCCTGTCAAAGCATTTGGTTGAAGAAAAGCTGATCCTCGCCTTACCTGACATCGTCGATACGGGAACTCGGACAGTGGCCAAGCTCGAACGGCTGATGACCCACCATTTGATCCTCTATCCCGAACGCCCCAGGCCCAGCTATGCCGACATGGTTCTCAAGGCGGTTGAGGATGCGGGATTCGAGGCGCCCCTGCGCATCTGGTGTATGGATCTGCAAACCGCCCTCAGTCTTGTTGCGGTCGGTGAAGGCGTGTGCATTGTCCCAGAATCCGTCGCCAATGCGCCGCGCAAGGGTATGAAGTTTCTCAATATCGAACCCGAGATCGCGCGAACTGAACTCTCGGTCAATTACCGCCTCGATGAACAGGGCGTTCACGTCAAGAATTTCGTTAACATCGCGCAGAAAGTCGCGCGAAAGAGCCCTGTCAAAAAGGGGTGA
- the benD gene encoding benzoate diol dehydrogenase BenD, with protein sequence MTGRFDNKVMVVTGAAQGIGRRVAERAASEGARVLIVDRSPARKDVVAAIREAGGEVEAISVNLETWSGCDKAIGKAVDLWGRIDILINNVGGTIWAKPFEHYEPKQIDAEVRRSLFPTLYCCRAAIERMLPQGKGTIVNVSSIATRGLNRVPYAAAKGGVNALTASLSWEVAERGIRVVATAPGGTEAPPRVVPRNPNAEEEQREDWYQTIVDQTIQSSFMKRYGTLDEQAGPILFLASDEASYITGVTVPVGGGDLG encoded by the coding sequence ATGACAGGCCGTTTCGACAACAAGGTGATGGTCGTCACCGGCGCGGCACAAGGTATCGGCCGCCGCGTCGCCGAACGAGCGGCAAGCGAAGGCGCACGGGTTCTGATCGTGGACCGCTCGCCCGCACGCAAAGACGTCGTCGCGGCGATCCGCGAAGCGGGGGGCGAGGTCGAGGCGATCTCGGTTAACCTCGAGACGTGGAGTGGCTGCGACAAGGCCATCGGCAAGGCCGTGGATCTCTGGGGCCGCATCGACATCCTGATCAACAACGTCGGTGGCACGATCTGGGCCAAACCGTTTGAGCATTACGAGCCCAAGCAGATCGACGCAGAAGTGCGCCGTTCGCTGTTCCCGACACTCTACTGCTGCCGCGCCGCCATTGAACGGATGCTACCGCAAGGTAAGGGCACCATCGTCAATGTGTCTTCCATTGCGACCCGCGGACTGAACCGCGTGCCCTACGCAGCAGCGAAGGGCGGCGTGAACGCGCTCACGGCTAGCCTGTCTTGGGAAGTTGCCGAACGCGGGATCCGCGTCGTTGCAACCGCACCGGGCGGAACCGAAGCCCCGCCGCGGGTCGTACCGCGCAACCCCAATGCCGAAGAAGAACAACGCGAAGACTGGTACCAGACCATCGTCGACCAGACGATCCAGTCCTCGTTCATGAAAAGATATGGAACGCTCGACGAGCAGGCAGGTCCCATCCTGTTTCTGGCGTCGGACGAAGCCTCATACATCACCGGTGTCACAGTCCCGGTGGGTGGGGGCGACTTAGGCTAG
- a CDS encoding ABC transporter ATP-binding protein produces MLELNAIESGYGETQVLYGLSLQAQTGRVLAILGRNGAGKSTTLKTIMGLLPLKSGEILWGGKPIAGQPFDIAKSGIAYVPETRDIFPSLSVRENLEIAAKRFGGSNPEWTMERVLDLFPRLGERMDNGGTQLSGGEQQMLAIARGLLMNPKLLILDEPTEGLAPIIVKLIHDKLQELKAAGLSMIIVEQNFGFATSLADDVVVVSKGQIVWTGDAEAIKADEDAQHTWLGV; encoded by the coding sequence ATGCTTGAACTGAACGCAATCGAATCCGGGTACGGCGAAACGCAGGTCCTTTACGGCCTGTCGCTTCAAGCGCAGACGGGCCGGGTTTTGGCCATCCTCGGGCGAAACGGCGCCGGCAAGTCCACGACACTGAAAACGATCATGGGCCTTTTGCCGCTGAAGTCCGGCGAAATCCTGTGGGGTGGTAAGCCGATCGCGGGGCAACCATTTGACATCGCCAAGAGCGGGATCGCCTATGTGCCAGAGACGCGCGATATCTTTCCGTCGCTCAGTGTGCGTGAGAACCTCGAAATCGCGGCCAAGCGGTTTGGCGGGTCGAACCCTGAATGGACGATGGAGCGGGTGTTGGACCTGTTTCCGCGACTAGGAGAGCGCATGGACAACGGCGGCACGCAGCTTTCGGGCGGCGAGCAGCAGATGCTGGCCATCGCGCGGGGACTGCTGATGAACCCAAAGCTGCTGATCCTTGATGAACCGACCGAGGGCCTGGCCCCGATCATCGTCAAACTGATCCACGACAAGCTGCAAGAGCTGAAAGCGGCGGGCCTGTCGATGATCATCGTTGAGCAGAACTTCGGTTTTGCCACGTCGCTTGCCGACGATGTGGTCGTCGTCAGCAAAGGGCAGATCGTCTGGACGGGAGATGCCGAGGCGATCAAGGCCGATGAAGACGCACAGCACACTTGGCTGGGCGTGTGA